One window of the Eucalyptus grandis isolate ANBG69807.140 chromosome 8, ASM1654582v1, whole genome shotgun sequence genome contains the following:
- the LOC120287054 gene encoding uncharacterized protein LOC120287054 has protein sequence MRYVEITLIGREMPEWFLHCKDSSISFMVPRDLSNKLLGIALCIVIGPKEGKAGDAECCVEIDGPMDFGPWDWFRSMKSDHVQIRYFPFSGLHKEGDLPRDDWRHFRVRLGVSKGRLIKWGFRPINEQEEDDLRIVLQHHQPNETNRSSEERDSEEDNWKDTKEEESSSETDDESNKEKLSQPNEKNWSSGERHSEEDNWIDTEEEESSSETDAEFYKDNPFEKLSRWYCHWYCDAGGACRSVNSGNKLILGSSYRQKRYIESLHITTGVQPSYIPHILIPEN, from the coding sequence ATGAGATATGTTGAAATTACCCTGATTGGGAGAGAGATGCCAGAATGGTTTCTCCACTGTAAAGACAGTTCCATATCTTTCATGGTTCCCAGGGACTTGAGCAACAAGCTCTTAGGAATAGCACTCTGTATTGTTATTGGCCCGAAGGAAGGAAAAGCGGGTGATGCTGAATGTTGCGTCGAAATTGATGGCCCAATGGATTTTGGTCCATGGGATTGGTTTCGTTCAATGAAATCTGATCATGTGCAGATTCGATATTTTCCGTTCAGCGGGCTGCATAAAGAAGGGGACCTTCCGCGAGATGATTGGAGGCATTTCCGAGTTCGCCTCGGGGTATCAAAAGGAAGATTGATTAAATGGGGATTCCGTCCTATAAACGAGCAAGAGGAGGATGATCTGAGGATCGTGCTCCAACACCATCAGCCGAATGAAACAAATCGATCTTCGGAGGAAAGAGACTCAGAAGAAGACAATTGGAAAgacaccaaggaagaagaaagttcaAGTGAAACAGATGATGAATCTAACAAAGAAAAGCTCTCTCAGCcgaatgaaaaaaattggtcttCGGGGGAAAGACACTCAGAAGAAGACAATTGGATAgacaccgaggaagaagaaagttcaAGTGAAACAGATGCTGAATTTTACAAAGATAACCCCTTCGAAAAATTATCGAGATGGTATTGTCACTGGTATTGTGACGCAGGAGGTGCCTGTCGAAGTGTCAACTCGGGGAATAAGCTCATATTGGGGTCATCGTACAGACAAAAAAGATATATAGAAAGTTTGCACATAACCACGGGGGTTCAACCGAGTTACATACCCCACATTCTCATTCCCGAGAATTAG
- the LOC104416539 gene encoding disease resistance protein RPV1, translated as MTAIEESSIAIIIFSEDYASSRWCLEELVKIMECKTQKNLIVLPVFYKVEPREVRRAMKGYGRAMAMHESNVRKDTEIVKRWKKALSDAGSLSGWYYNNEDEAEFIRGIVTQVSSRLEPTTPLYIAKYPVGINSQVQEVISLSQKEWDGDDVLMIGIWGPGGIGKMTITKATYNANERHFQKSTFLEQVRETSNKYGLVELQKGLLSQILSPGHLTVYSEGRGSSLIREKFRHKKILLVLDDVDDWRQLDMLAGGGDWFGKGSRIFVTSRDKHLLTSHGINHVYEVKPLDQGEALDLFNQHAFPHCKKPEIKKDLIDRVLHYASGFPLALVVLGSFLCGKEEPAWESALHNLSKSPDQTINKVLKTSFEGLANNAREVFLDIACLFKGNRIEYIKKVIDNSRDFDSTIEIEILIERSLIRNVYGTLQMHDLKEVHSSSQDPVYLPNNLRWLEWSNAPFLEFRSGRKKLVGLDIQKSHIRQVDGKFKNFECLKYINFSQCKSLVSVPDLSSIPNLESLNLDGCKSLVEVHQSVACHDKLKFLSLQFCFNLGNFPHTLKAKSLQALDLFGCFKLEKFSDIPEKMEHLEELDLGWTAIKELPASVENLVSVKIINLRKCKRLPTLPSSVYKLQNLKYLNLGGCSNFVMFQRTRRIQPILMAIWDFEIYSG; from the exons ATGACGGCGATTGAGGAATCGAGCATCGCGATCATCATTTTCTCTGAAGACTATGCTTCCTCGCGGTGGTGTTTGGAAGAGTTGGTGAAGATCATGGAGTGCAAGACACAAAAGAACCTGATTGTGTTGCCggtgttttacaaagtggaaccaaGAGAAGTGAGACGGGCGATGAAGGGTTATGGGAGAGCTATGGCTATGCATGAGTCCAATGTCAGGAAGGATACTGAGAtagtgaagagatggaagaaggcTCTCTCCGATGCCGGTAGCTTGTCTGGGTGGTATTATAATAATGA AGATGAAGCGGAGTTCATACGAGGCATCGTCACACAAGTATCAAGTCGTCTAGAGCCAACAACACCCTTATATATTGCTAAGTATCCAGTTGGAATAAATTCCCAAGTTCAAGAAGTGATATCACTGTCGCAAAAAGAGTGGGATGGTGATGATGTTCTCATGATAGGTATATGGGGACCCGGAGGTATAGGGAAGATGACCATTACTAAAGCCACATATAATGCTAATGAAAGACACTTTCAGAAATCTACATTTTTGGAGCAAGTTAGAGAAACTTCAAACAAATACGGTCTAGTTGAGTTGCAAAAAGGACTTCTTTCTCAAATCTTATCTCCTGGACATCTAACGGTCTATAGTGAAGGCAGAGGAAGTAGTTTGATAAGGGAAAAATTTCGTCACAAGAAGATTCTCCTGGTTCTTGACGATGTTGACGATTGGCGTCAACTAGATATGTTAGCTGGAGGAGGCGATTGGTTTGGCAAAGGAAGTAGAATCTTTGTAACATCAAGGGATAAACATTTGCTGACTTCTCATGGCATAAATCATGTGTATGAAGTTAAACCTTTAGACCAGGGTGAGGCACTGGACCTTTTTAATCAGCACGCCTTTCCACATTGCAAAAAAcctgaaataaaaaaggatCTCATAGATAGAGTACTACATTATGCTAGTGGCTTTCCATTAGCCCTTGTAGTGTTGGGCTCATTCTTATGTGGAAAAGAGGAACCTGCATGGGAAAGTGCACTGCATAACCTCTCCAAAAGTCCTGACCAAACTATCAATAAAGTTTTGAAGACAAGCTTTGAAGGATTGGCAAACAATGCGAGGGAGGTTTTCCTCGACATTGCTTGTCTCTTTAAgggaaatagaatagaataCATCAAGAAAGTTATTGACAATAGCCGTGATTTTGACTCAactatagaaatagaaattctcATCGAGAGGTCTTTGATAAGAAATGTGTATGGGACCCTACAAATGCATGATTTG AAAGAAGTGCATAGCTCATCGCAAGATCCAGTTTATCTCCCCAACAATCTGAGATGGCTTGAATGGTCCAATGCCCCATTTCTAGAATTTCGCTCTGGTCGAAAGAAGCTTGTTGGACTTGATATCCAAAAAAGTCACATCAGACAAGTAGACGGCAAATTTAAG AATTTTGAATGTTTGAAGTACATCAATTTCAGTCAATGCAAGTCCCTGGTTAGTGTTCCTGACCTTTCATCAATTCCAAATCTGGAGAGCTTGAATCTTGATGGGTGCAAAAGCTTGGTGGAAGTTCACCAATCCGTCGCATGTCACGACAAGTTAAAATTTTTGTCACTACAATTTTGCTTTAATCTCGGTAACTTTCCTCACACACTCAAGGCAAAATCTCTTCAAGCCCTCGATCTCTTTGGTTGCTTTAAACTCGAGAAGTTCTCTGATATACCAGAAAAGATGGAACATCTAGAAGAGCTTGATCTAGGTTGGACGGCTATTAAAGAACTGCCTGCATCAGTTGAAAATCTTGTCTCCGTgaagataataaatttaagaaaatgcaaaagactCCCAACACTCCCATCAAGTGTCTATAAGTTGCAAAATCTCAAGTATCTGAATCTTGGAGGCTGCTCCAATTTTGTCATGTTTCAGAGAACTCGGAGGATTCAACCAATCCTAATGGCAATCTGGGATTTCGAAATTTATTCCGGCTAG